The genomic DNA AGAAGCTCACTCCGACCATTCGATTCACTGCAGTCGCCGCAGCACTCGGACTGGCACTGGCGGGTTGCTCAACTGCGAATGACGACACCCGAGGATCCGGCGGCGAGGACTCCCACGGCCATCACGAATCCGCCTCGAATGAAGCAGGCGGGGCCGACCACGAAGATACGGACAGCAGCGAATCCGGACACGAATCGGGTGGCCATAAAGGGCACGCCGCCGACGGCGGCGACCCACCGGAGGGCATCAAGAAAGCCGCCGACCCGAAGTTCGATGTCGGCGACACAGTCGTCCTCTCCGCCGACCACATGCCGGGAATGAAGGGCGCCGAGGCAACAGTCTCCGGCGCCTTCGACACCACGACCTACTCAATCAGCTACACGCCGACCGACGGCGGCGACCCGGTCAAGGATCACAAGTGGGTCGTCCACGAAGAGCTCAAGGACCCGGGCAAGGCACCGCTGAAGAAGGGCGACAAGGCCACCGTCAACGCCGATCATATGCCCGGAATGAAGGGTGCCGAGACGACGATCGACTCAGCGACGGACGAGACCGTCTACATGGTCGACATCAAGACCGATGAGATGGAGATGAAGAACCACAAGTGGATGACCGAGAGCGAGCTGAAGGCCGCAGACTGACGGGGTCTACTTCTGCTCCGGCAGCATCCCGGCCGCATCGACAGCGCTGCGGACGATCTCATCGAGCCCGTACTCGGCCTTCCAACTCAGGAGGGCCGAGATCCGGGTGACGTCGGCGACCAGCGCCGGCGGGTCACCGGCGCGACGCTCGCCCATTTCGGGGACGATGACACGGCCGGTCACCTCGGCGATGGTGTCGATGACTTCCTTCACCGAGGCGCCGGTCCCGGTGCCGACGTTGAACACGGTCTCCGTGGTGCCGCCGGCCTTCATGTAGTCGAGGGCGGCGATATGCGCCTCGGCGAGGTCCTTGACGTGAACGTAATCGCGGATGCACGTGCCGTCAGGGGTGTCGTAGTCGTCGCCGAAGATGATCGGCGCCTTGCCGTCCTTCAGCCGCCCGAGCACGATCGGGATGAGGTTCATGACGGCGGTGTCGGCGAGTTCGCTCCAGCCGGCACCGGCGACGTTGAAGTAGCGCAGCTTCACGGCGTTGAACGTGGTGCCCCGCATCTGCGAGGCGGTGATCTGGTTGTCGATCATCCACT from Brevibacterium sp. JSBI002 includes the following:
- the galE gene encoding UDP-glucose 4-epimerase GalE yields the protein MAVLVTGGAGYIGSHVVRLLTERGDDVLVVDDFSTGIDARVEGLPVVNLDLAAADAEERLVSAIKEHGVDSIIHFAAKKQVGESVEEPVMYYRQNIGALTNILAAVEATGIESLVFSSSAATYGMPDVDMVPEDLDCRPINPYGQTKLIGEWMIDNQITASQMRGTTFNAVKLRYFNVAGAGWSELADTAVMNLIPIVLGRLKDGKAPIIFGDDYDTPDGTCIRDYVHVKDLAEAHIAALDYMKAGGTTETVFNVGTGTGASVKEVIDTIAEVTGRVIVPEMGERRAGDPPALVADVTRISALLSWKAEYGLDEIVRSAVDAAGMLPEQK
- a CDS encoding YdhK family protein; protein product: MKKLTPTIRFTAVAAALGLALAGCSTANDDTRGSGGEDSHGHHESASNEAGGADHEDTDSSESGHESGGHKGHAADGGDPPEGIKKAADPKFDVGDTVVLSADHMPGMKGAEATVSGAFDTTTYSISYTPTDGGDPVKDHKWVVHEELKDPGKAPLKKGDKATVNADHMPGMKGAETTIDSATDETVYMVDIKTDEMEMKNHKWMTESELKAAD